A genomic region of Papaver somniferum cultivar HN1 chromosome 7, ASM357369v1, whole genome shotgun sequence contains the following coding sequences:
- the LOC113299870 gene encoding uncharacterized protein At2g39795, mitochondrial-like isoform X2, whose translation MARIIMKAASSLTPVLLAYTRKTPLRNYSSSSSIFSNPQLKNNISRSLIYKQDRPLNLKLFSSLAENNKGPSSSDQIIRVQEKSEDLLHKTPSDFPFKIEDKPGKQTVTLTREYRGDDIKVIVHMPAGRSSTVEGGDEYKDSVSDPQSSIRLVVSRTNLLGTTLEYGVIAYPDDFSIDSFCIKYENAPDEENIYYRGPAYAKLDKNLQKEFHRRLKILGIIPSTTRFLHGYMANRDMCSSDSANSPPTDQSTPESIEQQLLMMKGFQSTM comes from the exons ATGGCGAGAATCATCATGAAAGCTGCTTCATCTTTAACCCCAGTTTTACTGGCATATACGAGGAAGACGCCTCTTAGAAATTACAGCAGTTCTTCATCCATCTTCAGCAACCCGCAATTGAAGAACAACATAAGCCGTAGTCTAATTTATAAACAAGATCGGCCTCTAAATCTTAAGTTGTTCTCTTCTCTCGCTGAAAATAATAAGGGACCATCCAGTTCCGATCAAATCATACGTGTTCAGGAGAAATCTGAAGATCTTCTTCACAAG ACACCAAGTGATTTTCCCTTCAAAATTGAAGATAAACCAGGAAAGCAAACGGTAACATTGACTAGAGAATACCGGGGTGATGATATCAAAGTCATAGTTCACATGCCTGCGGGTCGTTCCTCTACTGTTGAAGGCGGTGATGAATACAAGGATAGTGTAAGTGATCCACAATCCAGCATTCGCCTAGTTGTATCTCGTACGAATCTTCTCGGGACTACTTTGGAGTACGGTGTCATTGCTTATCCAGATGACTTTTCGATAGACAGTTTCTGTATCAAGTACGAAAACGCTCCAGATGAAGAAAATATCTATTACAGAGGACCTGCCTATGC gaaacTGGATAAGAACTTGCAGAAAGAATTCCACAGACGTTTGAAGATCTTAGGGATTATACCCAGCACCACCAGATTCTTACATGGGTACATGGCTAACAGGGACATGTGCTCGTCAGATTCAGCCAATTCGCCTCCTACTGATCAATCTACTCCTGAATCCATTGAACAACAATTATTAATGATGAAGGGATTCCAGTCCACTATGTAG